DNA from Gavia stellata isolate bGavSte3 chromosome 16, bGavSte3.hap2, whole genome shotgun sequence:
CTTGATGATCCTTCCTTGAAGGTTCTTGTTGCTAACAATAGTGATACTCTAAAACTGCTAAAAATGAGCAGCTGTCCTCATGTATCACCTGCTGGTGAGTAGTGAACATAGATGAAAAATGTAGTAGTAAAGTATTCTAAAACAGTAGTCAAGACTTAGTTTGAAACAAGTTATTCATAAAACTTCTAGTGCTCTTCTGAGTTTCTTAGCAGAGGTCTTTTATTGACCTAGTCTTGGCTTTGGGCAgttggaaggggaaggagaataATGTCTTTGTGTTACTGAATGGCTGGATTAGTGGAGGTGCTCCTCACTTGACTGCATCTTGTAGAatcctgaggattttttttacattcttctcaGCTGCTTCAGTACCTCTGATGATAGgccttgagaaagaaaaagccttgaaaatTAGTGCAAGCCTTAAACATGTGTTCCAAGGACTTGGTGTTCATTGCCAGTTCTGTGTAAGAGTAACCAAATGTGTGCTGCTTAATGTGTGCAACTTTGTGATATTAACTGACTGGCGTTCTGTgggaacacacacacaaaatcccCAACCCATGAATCAACTGCTGGTCGGTGGGCTAAAGGAGATGAAAGCAGTTGTCAATAACTGTTTTGCAAGGTGCTGTGAGTTTAAATTACTGAGCAAAAGTGTTAATAATTCAAAGTTACGTGAAAAACCCCCATGGAGTGTATACAAATTTCCAAAACTAGTAGTGTAAGACTTAGAGTCTTTCAGTTTCTGTAGTGCCCTCGTGTGTCCAGATCTGGTAGTATGAACTTGCTCATTTTAGCATTGGTTGGTGAAGGGCTCACTCCCTTCAAAATACAGGCTTGCCAGAAAGTTCAGAGGGCTTTTGGGTGCCTTTTCACTTACCTTTCTCCTGAAATCCTGGTGCTAGGGAAAGGGAATCCTGGTCTGGTCTCATTCCTATATTCATCCAGAGTCTACAAAAGGTGATTGAATCTGTGTACTTTGTAATCCAACAGATTAAGAGCATTTATGTTGTTTAACATACCTCTTAAAAGAACACCAGCAGCCTAGTTTAAATAGAATGCTTAGATGAATGCTGAAGGAAGGACTATTAGGGAAGGGAACAGTGGCAACTTCAGCTGGATCTTACCTGGTTTCAGTTGTGTCTTCAAAGCTGAGGAAATTCTGCACAGGGAAgggcaaagaggaagaaagataCGCAGATCCAAGATGAATGCGACTAGTTAGACTTGCTTCTTTTACTGATAAATGTTTGTGGCCAAAACCCCGTAAAAGGATGTGGATATCTGGAACTTTATCATATTTCACGGGGTTTGGATATAGGCATGAATACTCAAGCCAATAGAATTAGTACTTGAGCTTTATAGCAAGCAACTGTGCTTATGTACACTTCTTGTTTtacagagtaattttttttgttcctcagGAATTCTTTGTGTTGCTGACCAGTGTCATGGACTTAAGGAGCTGGCTTTGAACTACTACATATTAAGTGATGAACTGCTGCTGGCTCTTTCAAGTGAAAAACATGTTGATCTTGAACACCTTCGCATAGACGTTGTGAGTGAAAATCCCGGACAAGTTGAATTTCACactattaaaaagcaaagctgggaTGCTTTTGTTAAACACTCCCCCAAAGTCAACATTGTGATGTATTTCTTCTTGTATGAAGAAGAATTTGATGCTTTCTTCAGAGAGGAAACCCCTGTTACACACCTTTACTTTGGTCGTGCAGTAAGCAAAGCGTTGTTGGGTCGTATTGGCATGAATTGCCCAAGGTTAATTGAGTTGGTTGTGTGTGCTAATGGACTTCAGCCTTTGGATGATGAACTTATTCGGATTGCTGAGCGCTGTAAGAACTTAACAGCAATGGGACTTGGTGAATGTGAAGTAACTTGCAAAGGATTTATTGAATTTGTGAAGATGTGTGGGGGCAGGCTTACCCAGCTTTCTATAATGGAGGAGGTACTGATTCCAGATAATGATTATAGCTTAGATCGACTTCATTTAGAAGTCTCCAAACACCTTGGAAGAATGTGGTTTCCTGATATGATGCCAACGTGGTAAATTCTCTGCATTTGTGGGTAAACTGGTAGAATCAGTGTGTTGCTTTCTATGCAAATAAAgaatttaagaaatgaaatgtgaaaacttACTTCCAGATTTGAGTTTTTCTACCTGGAGAACCTCTAGTAGTGTAACAGCAAAACATCCTAGAATGTTAATGGTGTattgaaatagaaaatagatTAAGTGTACTTAACAGTTCTGAAAGTATATCTGTGGTTTACAGGTGCTTCAAACTTCAGTGAACTTGGGCTTCTCTGAGCTTCAGTTTAAATGTTCCATTCACATTGAagattttttcatgtctttgtttAGTCTTTCCGATGTAGTCAGAAGAGGACTagagaaacttttttcctttagcaaaTCTAACTTTATGGGAAACTGGATACAACTTGGAGTTCAGGAAAAACAGTGTTGTTTGTCATTATGTTTTATGCagctatttttcaaaatattcacATTATAAATAAAGCTTGTTCATTACTATACTTACACCAGACCAGGTTACTCAGATATACTGGCATGAGTTTAAGCTAGattatattaaaatgttctgGTACATTAGCTTATGCTTACGAAGAAACTTCCCAGTTTTAAATTGCACTTTAAATAACTTTGTCAGATTAGCTAAACTGTATAGACTGCATTATATGGtatgttgtttttctgtcttatgCGTTAAATGGATGGGAAAAAGACCTtgttaaaattaatgaattGAAAAGTTTGGATCTAGATTGATTGCTTGGGTGAATGATAAAGCACTTCAGAAACTGCCAGAGTATAAGGAATAGCTTCTGGGTTTGAGGGGATTCAAGTCTTTGATTAGAGATTGATGTCTGAATGCTGTTCCATGCTTTCATTATTGAGAGGTAAGGAGGATCTTACAAATGTGGCTAGTGGGGAGGAAGGATCAAATGGAATACAGTTGTCTTTGAACCCTTTCTGTCTGGAATCAAGGGTTTAAAGCACTTAAAAGTTATTTGCCAGTTAGAGGCCAAAATGGCCTGTAGTAATCTTGCCTGTATCTCGCAGAGCTGTGCTGTAAGCCCCAATTTCTAGAGTAAGGATTGCTGGAGGTGATCCTGAAATTTTTAATTCAGGACTGTCTAATACTTGTTGCTATTGGTTTTTGGggaagaagatttttttatttctttgttttctttaaaagggaaaggaatGGTGAGTTGATGGGAATTAGAATCTGTATTTTTGTGTTGACATTTTGCACACTGTAAACTGAAATGCATCCTATACAAATTTtgctgtaattattttcatgttgtGGTTGTTCTAGCTTCGTATTTACAATGAGAAGTTTACGTTTGATTTGCTGGTAGTATTTGTCACATCAGATA
Protein-coding regions in this window:
- the LOC104261006 gene encoding F-box/LRR-repeat protein 21; the protein is MKRARQKVVVEHEAPQTSQKSKKQKTCLCGSVLGESDLQASMDWGSLPHHLILRIFQFLPLVDRARASSVCRRWNEIFHIPDLWRRFEFELSQPATSYLKSTHPDLIQQIIKRHADDLQYVSFKVDSSTESAEAACDILSQLVNCSIKTLGLISTAKPSFMNVSKAHFASALTVVFVNSKSLSSVKIDDTPLDDPSLKVLVANNSDTLKLLKMSSCPHVSPAGILCVADQCHGLKELALNYYILSDELLLALSSEKHVDLEHLRIDVVSENPGQVEFHTIKKQSWDAFVKHSPKVNIVMYFFLYEEEFDAFFREETPVTHLYFGRAVSKALLGRIGMNCPRLIELVVCANGLQPLDDELIRIAERCKNLTAMGLGECEVTCKGFIEFVKMCGGRLTQLSIMEEVLIPDNDYSLDRLHLEVSKHLGRMWFPDMMPTW